A stretch of DNA from Arachis hypogaea cultivar Tifrunner chromosome 19, arahy.Tifrunner.gnm2.J5K5, whole genome shotgun sequence:
gaaacataatAGAAAGCGGGGGCCGGGGGTGATTGAATTGTGAGATGGCGGCGAGAGGCAAAGGGAGTGTGAGTTTAGAGGGACAGAAAGTCATTCTTGTTCCGTACATGGAGTCCCACGTGCCCAAGTATCACTCCTGGATGCAAGACCCTTCCCTTCTTGAGGCTACTGCCTCAGAACCTCTCTCCCTCGACCAAGAGTATCACATGCAACTTTCCTGGTCTCAGGATCTTAacagttctctctctctctctctctctctctctctctctctctctctctctctctctctctctctctctccatttttgTTGAGCAATTTAGGGTTTATGGCTGattctgttcttttttttttttgcagaggAGACGTTTATTGTACTCGATAAAGATTTGCTTGTTGGAAATTTCTCTCATGGGGAACCCCATGTTGAAGGTATCTCTCCTGTTGATTTTATGACCTTATCTctctgtgtttcttcttcttcccctcttttctATTTCAGTAACCGGAAAATTTGGGAATCTTTTGGAACCTAagaagaacagaaaagaaaaagttcttCTTTTACTAGCTGTTATTCTGAAAATCctctttgttcaaaattttctattTCTCCTTATATTCTGAATCTTTACTCCCCTGATCGATAATGCTTTTCtctatcatttattttattgtatgaaTATGAATAGTTTCAGTTTTTGCAAAATAGAACTTGCTTTGGGTATTTAATGAATAGGTAGCAGGGTTTGTTCAATATGATTAAAGGGATGCAACATGATTTCGTTAAGGACTTAGATTTGATTAATTGACTTGGGGCTATTCagatttttaattctttaatCAGTGTATGAGCATTAAAATCTGTTGTCGGGTAGTAATCTTGTGAACACCGCCATGCTTCTTGCTTCCATTAGTTTCAACTTGCAATCCTTATGTTGTTAAATATTCGTGGATTCAACTTGTTCAGTTGAACAGCAATTTAGTTAGGTATGCTTGCAGCTACATGGGCAATTTTCTTGATTCCAAGTAATTTGGTTAGATTGGAGACTAATATATGCTATATTGCAGCCATGGTTGGTGATGTAAATATCTTCATGAATGACTTGGATAATCCTCACATGGCAGAGATTGAAGTAATGATTGCTGAACCAAAAAGGTAAAAGCTTTAATTTTCATGTCATAAACTAGTTTTTAACATATTTGGTTCAGAGTTCACCAGTTTTTTTCTAGTCCTTTTTACTGGATATGTTTTATAGATCATTTCTTATTGAAAATGAATGGCATCCTTGAAAAGCTCAAGATAACATATTCATCCTAGAAATAGACAGCAAGTGATTAGTTTCCTAAACTTTATATCATGGACCAGTTTTGTTAGAGGGCCAAACTGTGTTTTGTGATAATGTGACTAAATTACAGGTTTTTCTAGGGACAAATATGTTTATACCTCGAGTTTTCAAGGATGAGATTGTAGGTTTTGTTttccctaataataataattggcaGTTTAGATGCTGAAGAAATTTAGAAATTTTACTAGCACAGCCAGCTAAAGTAGTTTCTTTGGAGCCCCATTCTTTATGGCATCAAGTTATTAGTAGTAAGTATGGCTTGAATGAAATGGTTGGGAGGCTTATATTGCTATCCATATGCTACTCATTCTGATTCTATCCCTTGGAAATTCATTTctcgttttttatttttcctaCCTCCAAACCTGTGCTTTCCTTGAAGGTGGGTGATTGTTCTCACTTTCACTTGGAGGAGGATCATCATGTAGGTGCTGTCTTTTATACTAACCTTCCTCATCTATATCGTCTATTATTCTTGCATAACTCTCCTATCTAGAACTTTTATACTGTATATGGTTCTTCCTTTTCTTGGAATTTTTACCTTTACTGATAACCTAAATGTTAGAGAATCCTTTGAGAGTCACTTTATTGGGTCTCCTTGAAATTGCTCCTTTGTCATCTAACCCTGAACAAAGGTTGTGTTAACTTGATATATTTGGTATGTTTAGTTGTAAATCTTAGATCAGGTTTTGTTGATTACTTTTGCTGCTTTGGGAATAGTGAAGGCAGAATCTTTTTGGCAATATCCAGTATATGCCACTATATGGTGTATTTGGTTGAACCACAATGTAGATGTTTGGCCTCGTTTGGTGTAATGCTTATGATCTTTTTAGAGTTCTTACAATATCAGAAATTCAGAATATTGAGAGATTGGAAAGCTATGCTTCACTTATCTTCTGACaccatttcttttttcttttttttccccccCTGTAAGGACGACATCCTAACCTTCCTTCTTATAACATTCTTTACTCTGTGATATTCTTTtatcaaaaagagaaaaagataccCAGAAAAAAGTTAAAAGCGGTAGGCATAGGAGAATATAGGTGAAAACAAGTTAAAATGGGTTTCTTTGAGTTAGGTAGATTACatcatttagtttatgaatttctATTAGTGTGAATCTGCTTTCCTCTTTTAAATTTGCATCCCTAAAACTAATTGGCGAATTTGTTTCTGTTCTGAAATAGCTGTAGTCTACTCTGGAATGGTTCTGGTCTATTGTCAATATACAAGCATTTTCTCTCGGTTGCATTTCGATAACCTTTGTCCTGTTGGTGTATAGTATAATAACCCATCAGACCAGAATAAAATTTTAGAAACTGTATTATTTCTTAGTTATATCCTCTAACATCTTTACATCAACTTTTTGTTTATATGATGATCATGGAAGTTTTAACAATAAAAGCCATTTCTGGTCCTGAATTTAACAGCAAGGTTTTGGTTTTGATTTCGTCTGAGACAGCCAGTATTAAAGCTCATCGTTCTCTTGGTCTTTGCTAGCATAGCCGTGGAAAAGGACTAGGAAAGGAGTCTGTTCTGATTATGATGGCCTTTTCTATCGAGAGCTTAGGAATCAATGTCTTTCGTGTCAAAattggagaatcaaatgaagcaTCCCTTAACCTATTCAAAAAATTGGTGTGTATGCTGCTTTCTccatttttcgttttctttttcagaTTCAAATGGTTGTTATAAGTTCTATTTAGATTGACTAAGCTCTTAATTGCTTTGTAGGGTTTTGTGCAGACTTCATATAGCAATATCTTCCGTGAGGTGAGCATATTTATTACTTACAACTCCCTCAGCTATCAAATAATTGTTCAGTATTGAAATTTCATTTGTTAACAACTAATTGGCCATTTAGAACATTTATGCACATTAATTATCGTTTCTGAATTATATCCCTATTCAATAACATGAATGGAAAAGTGGAGGAGGGAGACATTGGTTGAATAGGGGGAACAAATAATAAGTAgggaaatttttttctttttctttttgacaaAAGAATTTCATTAAAGTGAGAAGAGAAGGACCAAACGTTATAATTGCTGTTATGATTAATTGATAACTTCGTGCATGCATGTATGTTCCTGTACAGTGTACATTAGAAAGtttctttattatctttttccattcttttttaaatgttttttttttttacaggtaACTTTGGAGTGGCAAGTATCAGAGCTCAAGAATGAAGAGATGGTTGGTTTGTCGGCTACTATgattaaacataaataaatgtTACATTTCAGATCatcttgttaaattttaatagCGGATGCCAGATATTCACTCCTCCTTATATGACCTTTCCCATTAATCGTTATTTAGTGAGATGGAGGAGGGTTTTCAAGCCTTTCTATGGATAATGTCTCAGTAACACCGATACAATTGAGTCACAAATATTAAATTAGgggatcaaattaaataaattgaaattttgggGACGAAATTGAGCTATGAATAtaattttaaagactaatttgagtattaactccaCATAAATATACAAATGTGTAAGCTCCAAACAGCTTGAAAATGCTAGTAATATTAGGTGATGGTGCaaaaattaaatccaaataaaatataaagtagatTGATTATTGAACTGGTAAAACTAGTGAAgtccaaaaaattagaaatttctaagtttaattttggttgaattagatataataaaataatataaatgtatATAACATATGtctatttataaagaaaaatgatGGAATAAGGATGGAATGATGTAATTATGTGTGGACTATTGTCAGCTCAATAAAATATCTAGAATGATGTGATTATGTGTTTATGTGTGGACTATTGTCAGCTCAATAAAATATCTACTGCCAAGTCTTAATGATTAGTTTGATCAATTTCAAAGAATTACATGTTTTTCTAAGATTGACCTGGGTTTAAGGTAccattaattaaagataaaagaagaagacATTCCAAAAATTATCTTTGGTATTCGCTAGTCACTACGAGCATTATGAGTTTTTAGTAATGTCCTTTATCTTGACGAATGCACTAACAGCTTTCATGAATTTAATGAACCAGGTCTTTAAACCTTTCTTAAATTGTTTTGCTATCGTCTTTATTGATGACATCTTGGTATATTCGAAAAGTGCTATAAAGCATGGATATTATttgaggattgtgttgcaaaCCTTAAGGGACCATAAGCTTTATTCCAAGTTCTCTAAATGTGAGTTTTGGCTCGATCACATGACATTTTTGGAGCATTGCGTATAAAGAGATGGAATGATGGTGGACTCAGAAGTTTGAAGCCATTTAGAAGTGGTCAAGGTCTACTATGGTAATAGAAATCCGTAGCTTTCTAGGATTTGCTTGCTACTATTAGCGATTCATCAAGAATTTTTCGAGGATTTATACGCAATTAACTAAGTTAATCCAAAAGAATGTAACGTTTCAATGATAATAAATTTATGAGAAAAGTTTTCAGACGCTTAAGACTTGTTTAACCTCAACAACTGTTCTTAATTTACCTTCCGGGTctgaaaattttagttttttgtgATGCATCTCGGATATGACTTGGATGTGTATTGATGCAGCATGGTTAAGATATTACTTATGCCTCGGACAACTCAAGAAGCACAAGTAGAATTAtccaactcatgacttggaaATTGTAGCTAtcattttttccttaaaaatttggaggcattACCTTTATGGTGAGACCTGTGAGATCTATACGAGtcacaaaagtttaaagtatattCCAACAAAAGAATTTGAATCTAAGACAATAGAGATGAATGGAGTTGCTAAAGgattatgattgttctattttatATCATCACGGCAAGACAAATATTGTGGTGGATCTCCTTAGTATGAAGTCTATGGGTAGCAAAGCACATATCACTCTTGTAAGGAGACTAATTGTTGAAGAAGTCCACCAACTTGAGGCTAGTGGAATCCAATTTGACCTTGGAGAATCAGGAACTCTCCTAGCACATGTTTGGACTCAATCTTTTCTCATAGAACAGATCAATGTTGCACAAAGTAATGATCCAAAGTTAAGAAAATTTACAGAAGATATTTGCAATGGGAAGAACTCAGACTTTTCTGTTGAGTAAAGTGTTTTGGTTGTGGTAACCTTTTATGTGTGTTGGATAGCCACAACTTAAAGAAAACGATTTTTGAGAAGGCTCACAATTCTAAGTACACAGTTCATCCAATACTAGctcacaaatattattattattattatcatcatcatattTCTAGAGTTGTAAAGTTATTGAACATTATTTAGTAATTCAGTGACACGCTCAGAGTTACTTCCGGTTCTTTAAAACCAAGTTGCGAATGGATATTAtgtctattattatttttaaatgtattactatcaatatttaaattaatttatgatttttagcacttgaaaatatttgattgatgtgaaatttgaattattgaaatgaatattgatttttgagaaacttataattttataaaaatacacatgAGACGatattcatatattttataaaacatacatattttttttaattgacttTATTATACTTTAATTTGACTTTTAgtatgcatacatatatatatttgatttattatGATATTTAGTAATATATTCAAGAATTAGATATTTGTTATACATGAATTATTTTGGATTGTTATGAGAGACTCTGACTAAAATATCGTAGTTAACGGTAGTTATAACGTTAATCTAGATGCATTTGTTTCAGACCTCAATTAGCAGGGGTGTTGCTAatctaacgtgtaggccacacgttggatctgttataccgTACGGACACATTAGAGGAAAAGACTATCCTTAGAGGTGAAGCCGCCCAAGTGTGTAGCATTCGATTTGATTTGACTTCTAGAATGAGAACTCTCATTTCACTTTATTCATTTAATTACTTATctatttatttacatatttacTTAATATGAATTTCTTATctctagaaaaaaaatataacttttaaagtaaaatttctaTCGTCTTGTATGGGTTATAAATATAATGTTTGTTCGTTGCGTTGCAAAATTCTCCTatcatattttcatttttttagataCAAGTGTCAATTCAGATTCTATTATATCTGCCCCATAGTAGGTCTTAGTAATTTTGGTGAACCTTTCTTCTATACAAGGGCTATGTTTGTATGTGATGAAATTTTGATGCTAAAATCTAGATTATGTCAATGCTCCATATATCATAGACAGGATACTCGTGTGAGTTATGTTATTTTGGATGTTAAATTCTTTGGataataattatgatttaattatacAAGACTATAGATTCAACTATATGTTTTAGTTATCAACTTAACATATATGATGCGACTTTTGATATGTTTGTGTTTTGTCGATTTGGTGGTTCGATATTTAATGATCTGGGAGTGAAATTTACTCCTCTTTGTGAGTACCAATTTTATTTACATCAAAATCCATACCTTTGATAATGACGAAGAAGAATGAATTAAGCTTTGCAGAAATTtgaaataaacaataaaatataaaagatttgaataaaaaaaaaattaaattacagaAAGGAAAAGTGTTTAGACAAGTAAAGGGCAAATTAAAAAGGTAAAGGCTGGAAAAGATAAAAGTTGCTGAATTTAAAGGAATCAAAATGGCATTGCAATGAAGATAAATTGCATGGAAAAAAAAGTGGCAggaaatttaaatgaaaagtaaagacATGGAAGGAACCATTCAAAGAAAAAGACTCTTGACTGATTCAGTAAGTTGCTGGCGATGTGAGTGAGTATGAGAGTTTTCTCTGAAAAGATTCCAACCCTTATTCCTTCAAGCCTTCTCCTATCTATAAGACTCTTCAACCAATCTGATTGAAATATAACTTCCATGTACATTAATCCATGAATAACCGTTCCCGCTCTTTGAGTGTTGTATGTAACTGCCACCAACTTATCTTCACATATTAACTTTCTTCGATTGTCTCACTCTCTCTCAATGAGTCCTGGTCGATCAACATTCTCTCCTTCATCGATTGACTATCCTCAATGAATCTAATGTAGTTATTCTCCACTTCAAAGTTCACAACTTGTTATTTTTTCTACTGAACTGCTGACCTCTTCTTCGACATAGTTGACCTCCGTCGGGTCTGTCATTTCGACTTTCATATTTGTATCAATTGATTAATAGAGAGTACCTAACAGAGTATGTAATTGGCTCCAATCCAAAGCCAATTCTAACATGTATTTGAAAGTTGATCGAAATATTTTGACACTTAGCAATGATTGAAGTCGAATTTGTCGAACATTAGCCTGTCAAAGAATTTAATAACATCTTtatcgaaaatattatttttgatataacAGTTTAGTTTTTGGATATAATTGGGATATGCTATTATTTTGTTAGATATGGATGTCTATTATTGATACATGAAGATAATATTCATTTTGACAAGAGTTCTAAAATTAAAGAAACTCTATCCGTTTTTTTGTAATTTGGTTGATTGGTTTGTTAAAGAACTTGTCTCTTGAGCGCCAATTATGAATGGACTCAGACCATGACATATTTTTTACTAGGATGGATTGATGGTCAATGTATGTAAGATTGTTTGTTGGATGCCGAATCcagtttaatgtttttttttccgCAAAAATACtgagatgttttttttttcaaatttttaaacttGATTTTCACTTGATATAGAGCAGGTTTTAATGTGGTCCAAAAGTAGTACGATTTTATTGGATCTAGAATCgaacaataatttttaaaattgatccaATAAATATTTAATGTTGAGTCTAAGACAAAACAGATCCAGCTTCACCgctacttttttttatataaattgtgTGTTGCATATTGTTCATATCCTAATCTAACAAATAAAGTCAGGCTCAATAAGGACAAAAGGTCCAACCCTAATAGGAGGCCTCTACTGCATATCCGACTTCTTTGAAGAGGTCGGACGTCGTGGAAAGGGCTCAACTCTGCTTGTCTAAACAAGTAATTGCCTCCGTGAATCTCTCCAATCATCTCTATCTCCACTGAAAGATAGATCCTAACAAATTCCCAAGACAAAGAGAATGACTATCCATCAATAAAGGTAGAACTACTCCAACAAAAGGTGGTTAatgactctactataaatacactgacacctctcAAGTATACACACGTTCTATTCTACTAAATCCTGTCTAAAGTCCTTGCAAATTTAAacattggagtctcttgcagaTACCACCCCCCACATCCTTACGAAGAACTTGGACGGCAACTTCTCAGTACCAAACAAGTCGGACGCTATCTTACAAGAGATCTAAATCTCAGCGTTCAAGTCCAAATCAACGTTTCAAATAACTCTCAAAACACATACTTTTTTGTTTTGGAAGATGTACCCAATCCTTGTGTACCAATTCACTCGCAAATAGTTTGGAGACCAATTATATGTAGAAAaccttaaattaaattaaatgaaaattgggaAGTAGAAGGTGGTATTTACTTGACTGAAAATGCTTTATGTACGAGAGAGACAAATGATGCATTAGGTCGATTTTATCTTCCTCGATTTTATTTAGAATCCTCTATATTCTATGCTGTTATGCAAAAGGGACAAGTGATACAAAATATTCTTTTGAGAAAATatttagtttgatttctaaagttATACTCGAGTctcaatttagtttttgaaattccAATTACCTCAATTTAGTTcgtaaactttttaaattttaatcacgtTAGTTCCTGCGATAATATCTATCACAGAGTCATTACTAAAGAGATGATGTGTATAACAGAATGCCACACTAGACATCTAATGAATATATTACATGGCATTTAAAATTTttgcatcaatttagtccctagCAACTATTTAAATCTTTAATTCCCAATTTCATTTGAAACTCGTTAGCTTCTTCTTCGATTTACACTCTTTTTTTGGAAACCTTTTTATGAAGTTCATGATAGGTAGCAACAGTAAATTCATTGGGAGTTCCAACAACCAACGCTCTGATAGAGGTTGGAGAACCACTCTAAGTAGAGAAGAATGGTTTCCAGAGTGGTTAGACTTGCTAAAACATAAACTGCATTATTGTTATGAGACAAAAACAGACCAAAAAGAGTTCATTTAGAAAATTAGATCAACTACTCTATATACGATCAATAATTAAATCTTTTGGATTAATTACTTCATGTTATAAGATACAACAAGCagttgatttaattaatttggcTACATATAGAGATTAAGACTTTGATAAAATTGCACCTCTCTTCTAaataaaacagagaaagaatcaaaTGTAATATATCACATATGACAATGTAATTCCatctt
This window harbors:
- the LOC112776169 gene encoding GCN5-related N-acetyltransferase 9-like — its product is MAARGKGSVSLEGQKVILVPYMESHVPKYHSWMQDPSLLEATASEPLSLDQEYHMQLSWSQDLNKETFIVLDKDLLVGNFSHGEPHVEAMVGDVNIFMNDLDNPHMAEIEVMIAEPKSRGKGLGKESVLIMMAFSIESLGINVFRVKIGESNEASLNLFKKLGFVQTSYSNIFREVTLEWQVSELKNEEMVGLSATMIKHK